A genome region from Tepidisphaeraceae bacterium includes the following:
- a CDS encoding Gfo/Idh/MocA family oxidoreductase, whose protein sequence is MAVVGLGGYAGSMAELLTAYTKQAGATVSFVAACDPNLAQHAERVQRLRDQGVKVLDRFEDVLNEPIDAVWLPLPIQLHRPFTEQALAAGKAVLCEKPAAGSLQDVDAMIAASERANRPVAIGFQDVYDPTMLQLKRRLLDGLIGDITATRLMACWPRDNSYYARSGWAGRVKVEDAWVLDSPANNALAHPVNLALYLLGDESHRWAELRSVEAELYRAYPIENFDTCSIRVATGKGPLLTQFTHACRRQIHPVIHIEGTAGRVAVELFGAVHITTANGTETVPRSSNNRFDMVRNFANWVQGRPCDCTVTSVRDARAHAMVINGAAEATAVRDVAGPYVEHGQMPTAGVGRWITGIEDAITHANEHGQMLHESKQAPWTAAPGTLSLQGYSSFTGPPPTMR, encoded by the coding sequence GCGTACACGAAGCAGGCGGGCGCGACCGTTTCCTTCGTCGCCGCGTGCGACCCCAACCTGGCCCAGCACGCCGAGCGCGTCCAGCGACTACGTGATCAGGGCGTGAAGGTGCTGGACCGCTTCGAAGATGTGCTGAACGAGCCGATCGACGCCGTCTGGCTACCGCTGCCCATCCAACTGCATCGCCCGTTCACCGAGCAGGCCCTGGCCGCCGGCAAGGCGGTGCTGTGCGAGAAGCCGGCCGCCGGCAGTTTGCAGGACGTCGACGCGATGATCGCCGCCAGCGAGCGGGCGAACCGCCCCGTGGCAATCGGTTTCCAGGACGTCTACGACCCCACGATGCTCCAGTTGAAGCGGCGCCTGCTCGACGGGCTGATCGGCGACATCACCGCGACGCGCCTCATGGCCTGCTGGCCGCGCGACAACAGCTATTACGCGCGCAGCGGCTGGGCGGGGCGCGTGAAGGTGGAGGACGCTTGGGTGCTCGATAGCCCGGCGAATAACGCGCTGGCGCACCCCGTGAACCTGGCGCTCTACCTGCTGGGCGACGAGTCGCACCGCTGGGCGGAACTGCGATCGGTCGAGGCCGAGTTGTACCGCGCCTATCCTATTGAAAACTTCGACACCTGCAGCATCCGCGTCGCCACCGGCAAGGGCCCGCTGTTGACGCAGTTCACGCACGCCTGCCGGCGGCAGATCCACCCGGTCATCCACATCGAAGGCACCGCCGGTCGGGTGGCGGTCGAGCTGTTCGGGGCCGTGCACATCACCACGGCCAATGGCACCGAGACGGTCCCGCGTTCATCGAACAACCGGTTCGACATGGTGCGCAACTTCGCCAATTGGGTGCAGGGCCGCCCCTGCGATTGCACGGTGACGAGCGTGCGCGACGCGCGGGCGCACGCGATGGTCATCAACGGCGCCGCCGAGGCGACTGCCGTCCGCGACGTGGCGGGGCCCTACGTGGAACACGGGCAGATGCCGACCGCGGGCGTCGGCCGATGGATCACCGGCATCGAAGACGCCATCACGCATGCCAACGAACATGGCCAGATGCTGCACGAATCGAAGCAGGCGCCGTGGACCGCAGCGCCGGGCACACTGTCGCTGCAGGGTTATTCATCGTTCACAGGCCCGCCGCCGACTATGCGATAA